The Immundisolibacter cernigliae genome has a window encoding:
- the pbpG gene encoding D-alanyl-D-alanine endopeptidase — protein MRPSPVLRLMVGTLIAACLATVQAAPSAPASRSAVDLRSRAALIMRADTGQVLYAKNADQTLPIASITKLMTAMVVLDAGQPMNQILTITDAERDRLRGTTSRLAIGTKLSRSELLRLALMSSENRAAAALLRNYPGGPAAGVAAMNRKARALGMTHTRFVEATGLSGDNRSTPSDLARMVQAAARYSTIRAYSTTPEYTVKVGRHLTQYRNTNPLVRNPQWNIAVTKTGYLNEAGRCLVMHTTVGNKPVVMVLMDSSGTLTRVGDAGRARRWMEASARTTQVAASR, from the coding sequence ATGCGGCCATCCCCGGTATTGCGCCTCATGGTCGGCACGCTGATCGCCGCGTGCCTCGCCACCGTCCAGGCAGCACCCAGCGCGCCGGCGAGCCGATCCGCCGTGGACCTGCGCTCGCGCGCCGCGCTGATCATGCGCGCCGACACCGGCCAGGTGCTGTACGCCAAGAATGCCGACCAGACCCTGCCGATCGCCTCCATCACCAAGCTCATGACCGCCATGGTGGTGCTGGATGCCGGTCAGCCGATGAACCAGATACTGACCATCACCGACGCCGAGCGCGACCGTCTGCGCGGCACTACCTCACGTCTGGCCATCGGCACCAAGCTGTCCCGCAGCGAGCTGCTGCGCCTGGCGCTGATGTCGTCCGAGAACCGCGCCGCGGCGGCGCTGCTGCGCAATTACCCGGGCGGCCCGGCGGCCGGCGTGGCGGCCATGAACCGCAAGGCGCGGGCGCTGGGCATGACCCACACGCGCTTCGTGGAAGCCACCGGCCTGTCGGGCGACAACCGCTCGACGCCGAGCGATCTGGCGCGCATGGTGCAGGCCGCTGCACGCTACTCGACCATCCGCGCCTACTCCACCACGCCCGAGTACACGGTCAAGGTCGGGCGGCACCTGACCCAGTACCGCAACACCAACCCACTGGTGCGCAACCCGCAGTGGAACATCGCCGTCACCAAGACCGGCTACCTCAACGAAGCCGGCCGCTGCCTGGTAATGCACACCACCGTCGGCAACAAGCCGGTGGTGATGGTGCTGATGGACTCGTCGGGCACGCTGACCCGCGTCGGCGATGCCGGCCGGGCGCGCCGCTGGATGGAAGCCTCGGCGCGCACAACCCAGGTCGCCGCCAGCCGCTGA
- the gmk gene encoding guanylate kinase has product MSANPGLLYVVCGPSGVGKTSLVRALVGRRQSLSLSVSYTTRPPRPGERNGVAYHFVSEERFAAMQAAGEFLECAQVFDHHYGTSAVAVARSLAAGESVVLEIDWQGARQARDKLPGCVTVMILPPSVATLRARLGGRGDDSTVIDRRMRDALAELGHWPEFDYLVVNDAFEQALDDLCAITRATELARDRQRPWLAANLPQLPDRSG; this is encoded by the coding sequence ATGTCTGCCAATCCCGGTCTCCTGTACGTCGTCTGCGGCCCGTCCGGAGTCGGCAAGACCAGTCTGGTACGCGCCCTGGTGGGCCGTCGGCAGAGCTTGTCGCTGTCGGTGTCCTATACCACCCGCCCACCGCGGCCCGGTGAACGCAACGGCGTGGCCTATCACTTCGTGAGCGAGGAGCGCTTCGCGGCCATGCAGGCGGCCGGCGAATTTCTGGAGTGCGCGCAGGTGTTCGACCATCACTACGGCACCTCGGCGGTGGCCGTGGCCCGGTCGCTTGCGGCGGGTGAGTCGGTGGTGCTGGAGATAGACTGGCAGGGCGCGCGTCAGGCGCGGGACAAGCTGCCCGGCTGCGTCACGGTGATGATCCTGCCGCCGTCGGTGGCAACGCTGCGGGCGCGCCTGGGTGGCCGCGGCGATGATTCGACCGTCATCGACCGGCGCATGCGGGACGCTCTGGCGGAGCTCGGCCACTGGCCGGAGTTCGACTATCTGGTGGTCAACGACGCCTTCGAGCAGGCGCTGGACGACCTGTGCGCCATCACCCGCGCAACGGAACTCGCGCGCGATCGGCAACGCCCGTGGCTGGCGGCGAACCTGCCGCAGTTGCCGGATCGGTCGGGCTGA
- the ampD gene encoding 1,6-anhydro-N-acetylmuramyl-L-alanine amidase AmpD produces MDPGTGLAQGAVQLPSPHCDARPPGMAIELLVIHAISLPAGEYGGDDVAALFLGTLDCSRRADYGELANLRVSAHFLVRRDGQVQQFVPVHRRAWHAGVSCFAGRERCNDFSVGIELEGCDRDRFTAAQYATLAALTRAVRAACPAIRAENIVGHSEIAPGRKTDPGPHFDWAVYRAALMAA; encoded by the coding sequence ATCGACCCAGGCACCGGCCTGGCGCAGGGCGCGGTCCAGTTGCCCTCTCCGCACTGCGACGCCCGCCCGCCGGGGATGGCGATCGAGCTGCTGGTGATCCACGCCATCAGTCTGCCGGCCGGCGAATACGGCGGCGATGACGTGGCAGCGCTGTTCCTGGGCACGCTCGACTGCAGCCGCCGGGCCGACTACGGCGAGCTGGCGAATCTTCGCGTATCGGCCCATTTCCTGGTCCGCCGCGACGGGCAGGTGCAGCAGTTCGTGCCCGTGCACCGGCGCGCCTGGCACGCCGGCGTGTCGTGCTTTGCCGGGCGCGAGCGCTGCAACGATTTTTCGGTCGGCATCGAGCTGGAGGGCTGCGACCGCGACCGCTTCACGGCCGCCCAGTACGCCACGCTGGCCGCGCTGACGCGGGCAGTGCGCGCCGCCTGCCCGGCCATTCGGGCCGAGAACATCGTCGGCCACAGCGAGATCGCGCCCGGCCGCAAGACCGATCCGGGCCCGCACTTCGACTGGGCCGTTTATCGGGCGGCGCTGATGGCGGCCTGA
- a CDS encoding histidine phosphatase family protein, protein MDAPVTTFDLLRHGEPAGGPRFRGSVDDPLSPAGWAQLETATAGGAWDRVVCSPLRRCREFAEVLARQRGLECRVETDFREISFGLWEGLTSAQVEAAYGAALANFWNDPVAHPPPQGEPLADFCARVETAWQRLIADSRGQRVLVVAHGGTIAMLLRSVLGMPLSHSWRVRMGYAGQARLRLDHTPHGVLMALLRLDPGV, encoded by the coding sequence ATGGACGCGCCGGTCACCACCTTCGACCTGCTGCGCCACGGCGAACCGGCGGGCGGCCCGCGTTTTCGCGGCTCCGTGGACGATCCGCTGTCGCCCGCCGGCTGGGCCCAGCTTGAAACGGCCACCGCCGGCGGCGCCTGGGATCGCGTCGTCTGCTCGCCGCTGCGCCGGTGCCGGGAGTTTGCCGAGGTGCTGGCCCGGCAGCGGGGGCTTGAGTGCCGGGTCGAGACCGATTTTCGCGAAATCAGCTTCGGCCTGTGGGAAGGCCTCACGTCGGCCCAGGTGGAGGCCGCCTACGGCGCCGCGCTGGCTAATTTCTGGAATGACCCGGTGGCCCATCCGCCGCCGCAGGGCGAGCCGTTGGCCGACTTCTGCGCCCGGGTCGAGACCGCCTGGCAGCGCCTGATTGCCGACTCGCGCGGCCAGCGCGTACTGGTGGTGGCCCACGGCGGAACCATCGCCATGCTGCTGCGCAGCGTGCTGGGCATGCCGCTGAGTCACAGCTGGCGGGTACGCATGGGTTATGCGGGCCAGGCGCGGCTGCGCCTGGACCACACGCCGCACGGCGTGCTGATGGCGCTGCTGCGGCTGGATCCGGGCGTCTGA
- a CDS encoding xanthine dehydrogenase family protein molybdopterin-binding subunit, which yields MVALSRRAFLASGASLAGGLCLALRLPLAGAAGSTSESALAPNAFVHIASDGAVTLTLHKSEMGQGVHSGLAAILADELDVDLASVRLTMADEDPAYYLAMGMMGTGGSTSIRMSWDALADAAASARAMLVAAAARTWQVEPTACRTAAGKVLGPTGQALGYGELAALAATLPVPEKPPRKPPAEYRYIGKPTPRVDNLAKVTGQAQFGIDVTQPGLLTAVVLRPPQFGAVLESFDATAAQALPGVRKIVAIDSGVGVIADGYWQARRAAQRITVKWRPAALAMDDASIARALDAALEQPGSPARRDGDVDAALKAAGKTLEATYRLPFLAHACLEPMNATAHVRDGQCEIWAPTQGQTRSRDAAAKLLGIPRERVTVHTTYLGGGFGRRFEVDFVLDAVALSRAAGAPVKVIWSREDDLAHDFYRPAAAHRLTAALHEKTPSAWQHRIASPSIQSRLAPDTIKGGIDRTVVEGVRELPYAIPNVAVDCALVETGVPVGYWRSVGSSGNAFVVESFIDELAHAAGEDPLAFRRRLLARQPRHLRVLELAAERAGWGQPLPQGQSRGLAVHMSYGSYVAQVAEVEVADGAPRVRRVVCVIDCGRHVNPDQVVAQMEGGIVYGLTAALYGEVPIAGGSARIGNFDTYPLLRLDRMPRIEVHIVGSQEPPGGTGEPGVPPLAPAVANALFSLTGQRLRSLPLRLPT from the coding sequence ATGGTCGCCCTGAGTCGCCGCGCGTTTCTGGCCAGCGGCGCCAGCCTGGCCGGCGGGCTGTGCCTGGCCTTGCGCCTGCCCTTGGCGGGGGCAGCCGGGTCGACATCCGAATCTGCGCTTGCGCCCAATGCGTTCGTGCACATCGCCAGCGACGGCGCGGTCACGCTGACGCTGCACAAGTCCGAGATGGGACAGGGCGTACACAGCGGCCTTGCCGCCATCCTGGCCGACGAGCTGGACGTGGATCTGGCCTCGGTGCGCCTGACCATGGCCGACGAAGACCCGGCCTATTACCTGGCCATGGGCATGATGGGCACCGGCGGCAGCACCAGCATCCGCATGTCCTGGGATGCCCTGGCGGACGCCGCGGCCAGCGCTCGCGCCATGCTGGTGGCGGCCGCCGCCCGTACCTGGCAGGTCGAACCGACCGCCTGCCGCACGGCGGCTGGCAAGGTGCTGGGGCCGACCGGGCAGGCGCTCGGATATGGCGAACTGGCGGCCCTGGCCGCCACCCTGCCGGTGCCCGAAAAACCGCCGCGCAAGCCGCCGGCCGAGTACCGCTACATCGGCAAGCCCACGCCGCGGGTGGACAACCTGGCCAAGGTCACTGGCCAGGCGCAATTTGGCATCGACGTGACACAGCCGGGCCTGCTGACGGCGGTGGTGCTGCGCCCGCCGCAGTTCGGCGCTGTATTGGAGAGCTTCGACGCCACGGCCGCGCAGGCGCTGCCCGGCGTGCGCAAGATCGTCGCCATCGATTCGGGTGTCGGCGTGATCGCGGACGGTTACTGGCAGGCGCGCCGGGCGGCGCAGAGGATCACCGTCAAATGGCGGCCGGCGGCGCTGGCAATGGACGATGCCAGCATCGCTAGGGCGCTCGATGCGGCGCTGGAGCAACCCGGCAGTCCGGCGCGCCGGGACGGGGATGTCGACGCCGCTTTGAAAGCGGCCGGCAAAACCCTTGAAGCCACCTATCGCCTGCCGTTTCTGGCCCACGCCTGTCTTGAGCCGATGAACGCCACCGCCCATGTGCGGGATGGTCAGTGCGAAATCTGGGCGCCGACGCAGGGCCAGACGCGCTCCCGCGACGCCGCCGCCAAGCTGCTCGGCATCCCGCGCGAGCGGGTGACCGTGCACACCACGTACCTGGGCGGCGGCTTCGGGCGGCGTTTCGAGGTCGATTTCGTGCTCGATGCGGTGGCGCTGTCACGTGCCGCGGGGGCGCCGGTCAAGGTGATCTGGTCGCGCGAGGACGATCTCGCGCATGACTTCTATCGCCCGGCGGCGGCGCACCGGTTGACGGCGGCGCTCCACGAGAAGACCCCCAGCGCCTGGCAGCACCGCATCGCCAGCCCGTCGATCCAGTCCCGCTTGGCGCCGGACACCATCAAGGGCGGCATCGACCGCACGGTGGTGGAAGGCGTGCGCGAGCTGCCGTATGCCATCCCCAACGTGGCCGTGGACTGTGCGCTGGTGGAAACCGGCGTGCCGGTCGGCTACTGGCGCTCGGTGGGCAGCTCCGGCAATGCCTTCGTGGTCGAGTCCTTCATCGACGAGCTGGCTCATGCCGCGGGGGAGGACCCGCTGGCATTCCGCCGCCGCCTGCTGGCCCGGCAGCCGCGTCACCTGCGGGTGCTGGAACTGGCCGCCGAGCGTGCCGGCTGGGGCCAGCCACTGCCCCAGGGGCAGTCCCGGGGTCTTGCCGTGCACATGAGCTACGGCAGCTACGTGGCGCAGGTGGCCGAGGTCGAGGTGGCGGACGGCGCGCCACGGGTGCGGCGCGTGGTGTGCGTCATCGACTGCGGCCGGCACGTGAACCCCGACCAGGTCGTGGCACAAATGGAAGGCGGCATCGTCTATGGCCTGACGGCGGCCCTGTATGGCGAGGTGCCGATTGCCGGCGGCAGCGCCCGGATCGGCAATTTCGACACCTATCCTTTGCTGCGGCTGGACCGGATGCCGCGCATCGAGGTGCACATCGTCGGCAGCCAGGAGCCGCCCGGCGGCACCGGCGAACCTGGCGTGCCGCCGCTGGCGCCGGCCGTGGCCAATGCGCTGTTTTCACTGACCGGTCAGCGCCTGCGCTCGCTGCCGCTGCGCCTGCCGACCTGA
- a CDS encoding (2Fe-2S)-binding protein has product MTRVHVNGKTFEVDAEPDKPLLWVLREDLGLTGAKFGCGVGQCLACTVHLDGQPAPACMTPLAAVGARQVTTIEGLPAEGSHPVQRAWMELNVVQCGYCQSGQIMAATALLARTPDPDDAAIDAALRGNLCRCGTYQRIRQAVKRAAVLAREPA; this is encoded by the coding sequence ATGACCCGCGTGCATGTGAACGGCAAGACCTTCGAGGTCGATGCCGAGCCGGACAAGCCCCTGTTGTGGGTGCTGCGTGAGGATCTGGGGCTCACCGGCGCCAAGTTCGGCTGCGGGGTGGGGCAGTGCCTGGCCTGTACGGTGCACCTGGATGGTCAGCCCGCGCCGGCCTGCATGACGCCACTGGCTGCCGTCGGCGCGCGGCAGGTGACGACGATCGAGGGCCTGCCGGCCGAAGGCAGTCACCCCGTGCAGCGCGCCTGGATGGAGCTGAACGTGGTGCAGTGCGGCTATTGCCAGTCGGGGCAGATCATGGCTGCGACGGCGCTGCTGGCGCGCACGCCTGATCCGGACGATGCGGCCATCGATGCTGCGCTGCGCGGCAACCTGTGCCGCTGCGGCACCTACCAGCGCATTCGGCAGGCCGTGAAGCGCGCCGCCGTACTGGCGCGGGAGCCGGCCTGA
- a CDS encoding acyl-CoA dehydrogenase family protein encodes MSDSRSQLAGLIEAAHRIGERAATEADSADRNRRLSDELVTDLAHAGLIGMLQPRRWGGLEVSFPDFVRVSQVLARYDVATSWVQVLLGCHHWWGALVGEELQRELWGDNPHRLFADVFAPMGDLRHASDGLHLSGRWMFASGVHWSDFVALGANGPLTPGGEPEYLMLFVPKADFRVVEDWDTVGLRGTGSCSVEVTDAVIPPQRVVRMGQMMATGTAPGQALNPGPIYQVPFAAGLSIALAPTNVGGAQGMLAAFGERMRARTPLFSAQRQDALVTSQVLLAESAVRVDAMEQLMYRYADALQAYGNGGREMDTLELRLRSFAWRAWLGREARDIVTQLFTHTGATAIYGGNALQRRWRDLHAMAQHVVLNHETASRNFGRYLAGQDPEPALY; translated from the coding sequence ATGAGCGACAGCCGGAGTCAACTCGCCGGATTGATCGAAGCCGCCCATCGCATCGGCGAGCGTGCGGCCACGGAAGCCGATTCCGCCGACCGCAACCGGCGCCTGTCGGACGAGCTGGTCACCGACCTGGCGCACGCCGGGCTGATCGGCATGCTGCAGCCGCGCCGCTGGGGCGGGCTCGAGGTGTCGTTCCCGGACTTCGTGCGCGTGTCGCAGGTGCTGGCCCGCTACGACGTCGCGACGTCCTGGGTGCAGGTGCTGCTGGGCTGTCATCACTGGTGGGGCGCGCTGGTCGGCGAGGAACTGCAACGCGAGCTGTGGGGCGACAACCCGCACCGACTGTTCGCGGACGTGTTCGCGCCCATGGGCGACCTGCGCCACGCCAGCGACGGTCTGCATCTGTCCGGACGCTGGATGTTCGCCTCCGGCGTGCACTGGTCGGACTTCGTGGCGTTGGGCGCCAACGGCCCCCTGACGCCGGGCGGCGAGCCCGAATACCTGATGCTGTTCGTGCCCAAGGCAGATTTTCGCGTCGTCGAAGACTGGGACACGGTCGGCCTGCGCGGCACCGGCTCGTGCTCGGTGGAGGTGACGGACGCGGTCATCCCGCCGCAGCGGGTGGTGCGCATGGGGCAGATGATGGCCACCGGCACGGCGCCCGGTCAGGCCCTGAACCCCGGGCCAATTTATCAGGTGCCGTTCGCCGCCGGCCTGTCGATTGCGCTGGCTCCCACCAACGTCGGTGGTGCGCAGGGCATGCTGGCGGCCTTTGGCGAGCGCATGCGCGCACGCACGCCGCTGTTCAGCGCCCAGCGGCAGGACGCGCTGGTCACCTCGCAGGTACTGCTGGCGGAAAGCGCCGTGCGCGTGGACGCCATGGAGCAGCTGATGTACCGCTATGCCGACGCGTTGCAGGCCTACGGCAACGGCGGGCGGGAGATGGACACGCTCGAGCTTCGGCTGCGCAGTTTCGCCTGGCGCGCCTGGCTGGGCCGCGAGGCGCGCGACATCGTCACCCAGCTGTTCACCCACACCGGCGCAACCGCCATCTACGGCGGCAACGCCCTGCAGCGGCGCTGGCGCGACCTGCACGCCATGGCCCAGCACGTGGTGCTCAATCACGAGACGGCCAGCCGCAACTTCGGCCGCTACCTGGCCGGCCAGGACCCCGAACCGGCTCTGTACTGA
- a CDS encoding CsbD family protein, translating into MNLPSSDEMKGRWKQQIGAAKIAWGNLTEDELLKVEGHEQKLAGLIQERYAITRDEAMAQVKAFFEKNKP; encoded by the coding sequence ATGAACCTACCCAGCAGCGACGAAATGAAGGGCCGATGGAAACAGCAGATCGGTGCCGCCAAGATTGCCTGGGGCAATCTGACCGAGGACGAACTGCTGAAAGTCGAAGGCCATGAACAGAAACTGGCCGGTTTGATTCAGGAGCGTTATGCCATAACGCGCGACGAAGCAATGGCGCAGGTCAAGGCATTCTTCGAGAAAAACAAACCCTGA
- a CDS encoding YSC84-related protein, which yields MNTLRHGALALFLATTAALCAGLFSGPAAAAASTAAELDRDARQALQTLYKNNPLALDISKKAKAVLVFPNIVKAGFVFGGAYGEGALLKGNTVAGYYNSVSASWGLQIGAQSFGYAVFLMNDKALEYLDKSEGWELGVGPTVVAVNEGVAKNLSTSTLKDDAYAFIFDQQGLMASLSIEGTKVTRIKR from the coding sequence ATGAACACACTACGACATGGCGCTCTGGCGCTGTTTCTTGCAACCACCGCCGCCCTGTGCGCAGGCCTGTTCAGCGGGCCCGCGGCGGCGGCGGCGTCTACCGCAGCCGAGCTTGACCGGGATGCCAGGCAGGCACTGCAAACCCTGTACAAGAACAATCCGCTAGCGCTGGATATTTCGAAGAAAGCCAAGGCAGTCCTGGTGTTCCCGAACATCGTCAAGGCCGGGTTCGTGTTCGGCGGCGCATATGGCGAAGGCGCCCTGCTCAAGGGCAACACCGTCGCCGGCTACTACAACTCCGTGTCGGCATCCTGGGGCCTGCAGATCGGTGCCCAGTCCTTTGGCTATGCGGTTTTCCTGATGAATGACAAGGCCTTGGAATATCTGGACAAGTCGGAAGGCTGGGAGCTTGGCGTCGGCCCCACGGTGGTGGCGGTCAACGAGGGCGTGGCGAAGAATCTTTCGACCTCGACGCTGAAAGACGATGCCTATGCCTTCATTTTCGACCAGCAGGGCCTGATGGCGAGCCTGAGCATCGAAGGCACGAAAGTCACGCGCATCAAGCGATAA
- a CDS encoding BON domain-containing protein yields MYIPFRKSVLASAVALAIGGISSAASADTVSQDVTEARQETQIWTTYALNPYLRANDLKVSVDNGKATLTGKVDESVNKDLAKQIALGVSGIKEVDNQIVVQPDYVAPAASSTRSYGEAIDDATITATVKSKLLWSKSTDGLAADVDTNRGRVTLKGTADSKDAKALAGRLALNSRGVESVDNQLVVTPKKPTAADSAKSAAKEAEQDIADSWITTKVKSTLMYSSNVDGSDVDVSTSAGVVTLKGKLDSGAERALAIELADNVRGVKSVRSEGLTVLN; encoded by the coding sequence ATGTACATACCATTTCGAAAATCAGTACTCGCCTCGGCGGTCGCGTTGGCGATTGGCGGAATCAGCAGCGCAGCCAGTGCCGACACGGTGTCGCAGGATGTCACCGAGGCACGGCAGGAAACCCAGATCTGGACGACGTACGCCCTGAACCCCTATCTGCGCGCCAATGACCTCAAGGTGTCGGTGGACAACGGCAAGGCCACCCTGACCGGCAAGGTCGACGAGAGCGTCAACAAGGATCTGGCAAAGCAGATCGCGCTGGGCGTCAGCGGCATCAAGGAAGTGGACAACCAGATCGTGGTGCAACCCGACTACGTGGCCCCGGCAGCGTCCTCGACGCGCAGTTATGGCGAGGCGATCGACGATGCGACGATCACCGCGACCGTCAAGTCGAAGCTGCTGTGGAGCAAATCCACCGATGGTCTGGCCGCCGACGTGGACACGAACCGCGGCCGTGTCACCCTCAAGGGCACTGCCGACAGCAAGGACGCCAAGGCGCTCGCCGGTCGGCTGGCCCTGAACAGCCGCGGCGTGGAGTCGGTCGACAACCAGCTGGTCGTGACCCCGAAGAAGCCAACCGCAGCCGACAGCGCCAAGAGCGCCGCAAAAGAGGCTGAGCAGGACATCGCCGACAGCTGGATCACGACCAAGGTGAAATCCACCTTGATGTATTCGAGCAATGTCGACGGTTCGGATGTCGATGTGAGCACGAGTGCTGGCGTCGTCACGCTGAAGGGCAAGCTGGACAGCGGCGCCGAGCGTGCCCTGGCCATCGAGCTGGCCGACAACGTGCGTGGCGTCAAAAGCGTTCGGTCCGAGGGGCTCACGGTCCTGAACTAG
- a CDS encoding DUF6600 domain-containing protein, with protein sequence MSKPSRAGALVGALLVFLYWAPIANAQHADPSGRVARFSDMDGDISYSPAGEDDWISVVRNRPLITGDRLWTDSDARGEMQVGSAAVRLGPDTSVEILELDDSVAQFRLTQGTLNLRVRRMDSGQVYEVATPTLAFTVDRPGRYRIDVDARDQHTTIVVWEGAGTAYGQRADFPLRAGDTVRFYDADLRDYKLFGLPREDDFDRYCFARDERLDRSASLRYVDDDLVGYADLDEYGSWRPVRSYGDVWFPSRVDDGWAPYRDGHWMWQEPWGWTWVDHAPWGFAPSHYGRWVFVSSRWGWIPGPRHARPVYAPALVAFVGGSGWSLSLSLGGGSPIGWFPLGPREVYVPSYRASRDYFTRVNVHNTVINNTTINNVYNNYQRGDTNVTQVNHVNREVAGAITAVPAEAFRNSRSVRKAAVRLDRNAATTGQITNVAPIAPSAQSVIGAGNAARSRPPREAVDRPVVARHAPPPRERPFAAREEQLKRSDGRVPEPVATEPAPRASSQATPGVRVIPEQRTPVDARAQGPRRRDAEPTTQTPGIRPPPSRDRPTDSLRQPARETGSRTEANAPKPQGDAQTPTEREIRPQDRPPRPRDQSPPGDPARAREPRVLESAPGPDVDGTPRPTVDQQRSPMNNHRPRTEAQPAPDAPQARPLPPLDRAAESANGPRRRAEDRNRDQAPDGPDDPQTRRNPGRAESEAQRLRREDPNDGTNAQ encoded by the coding sequence ATGTCGAAGCCATCGCGCGCGGGCGCCCTTGTCGGCGCACTGCTGGTGTTCCTGTACTGGGCGCCAATCGCCAACGCGCAGCACGCCGATCCGTCGGGGCGTGTTGCGCGTTTCAGCGACATGGACGGCGACATCAGCTACTCGCCCGCTGGCGAGGACGACTGGATAAGCGTGGTGCGCAATCGACCGCTGATCACGGGCGACCGCCTGTGGACCGACAGCGACGCGCGCGGCGAGATGCAGGTGGGCAGCGCCGCCGTGCGGCTGGGGCCGGACACCAGCGTTGAAATCCTGGAGCTGGACGACAGCGTCGCGCAGTTCCGGCTCACGCAAGGCACGCTGAACCTGCGCGTGCGGCGCATGGATTCCGGGCAGGTCTACGAAGTGGCCACGCCGACCCTGGCGTTTACCGTCGACCGCCCGGGCCGCTACCGCATTGACGTCGACGCGCGCGACCAGCACACCACCATCGTGGTCTGGGAAGGCGCCGGCACTGCTTACGGGCAGAGGGCCGATTTCCCGCTGCGGGCTGGCGATACCGTTCGCTTCTACGACGCCGATTTGCGCGATTACAAGCTGTTCGGCCTGCCGCGCGAGGACGACTTCGACCGTTACTGTTTCGCGCGCGATGAGCGCCTGGACCGCTCGGCGTCCCTGCGTTACGTGGATGACGACCTGGTGGGCTATGCGGACCTGGACGAGTACGGCAGCTGGCGCCCGGTGCGCAGCTACGGCGATGTGTGGTTCCCCAGCCGGGTCGATGACGGCTGGGCGCCCTACCGCGACGGTCACTGGATGTGGCAGGAACCGTGGGGGTGGACCTGGGTCGATCACGCACCCTGGGGCTTTGCGCCGTCGCACTATGGGCGCTGGGTCTTCGTCTCCAGCCGCTGGGGCTGGATTCCGGGGCCGCGCCACGCGCGCCCGGTTTACGCGCCGGCCCTGGTCGCGTTCGTCGGTGGCAGTGGCTGGAGCCTGTCGCTGTCCCTGGGCGGTGGCTCGCCGATCGGCTGGTTTCCGCTGGGTCCGCGCGAGGTCTATGTACCCTCCTACCGGGCCAGCCGCGACTATTTCACCCGCGTCAATGTCCACAACACGGTCATCAACAACACCACCATCAACAACGTCTACAACAACTACCAGCGTGGCGACACCAACGTCACGCAGGTGAACCACGTCAACCGCGAGGTTGCCGGCGCCATCACGGCAGTGCCCGCCGAGGCGTTCAGGAATTCGCGCTCGGTCCGCAAGGCGGCCGTGCGTCTGGACCGAAATGCCGCCACCACCGGTCAGATCACCAACGTCGCGCCGATCGCGCCAAGTGCGCAAAGCGTCATCGGCGCGGGCAACGCCGCCCGGTCGCGTCCACCGCGCGAAGCGGTCGACCGGCCAGTGGTCGCACGCCATGCCCCGCCGCCGCGCGAGCGCCCGTTCGCGGCGCGTGAGGAGCAGCTCAAGCGCAGTGACGGGCGGGTGCCGGAGCCCGTTGCCACAGAGCCGGCGCCGCGTGCCAGCAGCCAAGCCACGCCCGGCGTGCGCGTGATCCCCGAGCAGCGAACCCCGGTTGACGCCCGGGCGCAGGGACCCCGCCGCCGCGACGCCGAGCCGACTACGCAGACCCCGGGAATCCGCCCGCCGCCCTCCCGGGACCGGCCCACGGACTCCCTGCGGCAACCCGCGCGCGAAACGGGAAGCCGCACCGAAGCCAACGCGCCCAAGCCGCAAGGCGATGCGCAAACACCCACCGAACGCGAGATTCGGCCGCAGGACAGACCGCCCCGCCCGCGTGATCAATCGCCACCCGGCGACCCAGCACGGGCGCGCGAACCGCGTGTCCTGGAATCGGCGCCCGGCCCCGATGTCGATGGCACACCGCGCCCGACCGTCGACCAACAGCGGTCCCCGATGAACAACCACCGCCCGCGCACCGAGGCGCAGCCGGCCCCCGATGCCCCGCAAGCCCGGCCGCTACCGCCCCTGGACCGGGCCGCCGAATCCGCGAACGGGCCACGGCGCCGGGCGGAAGATCGCAACCGCGACCAGGCACCCGATGGTCCCGACGACCCGCAGACACGGCGCAACCCAGGCAGGGCCGAGTCAGAGGCGCAGCGACTTCGCCGCGAAGACCCGAATGACGGCACAAATGCCCAATGA